One Mycobacteroides salmoniphilum DNA segment encodes these proteins:
- a CDS encoding DedA family protein has protein sequence MPDFLDPIKLLGHFGTLALLGLLVVIFVESGVLFPVLPGDSLLFVAGMLAAGTAAAAADGASQASFQLWQLLVFIPIAAILGGQVGYWIGRGIGTSMFKPEARFLKQRYLDEAHAFFERRGPFAIVIARFVPIVRTLAPITAGAAKMSYPIFALYNILGAVVWGVGLTLLGYWLGQFEIIQKLLEPIFILIVLASVAPMFFEWMRRRKAAKSPEAAPEA, from the coding sequence ATGCCGGATTTCCTGGATCCGATCAAACTGCTCGGTCACTTCGGAACCTTGGCGCTGCTGGGGTTGCTGGTGGTGATCTTCGTGGAATCGGGCGTGCTGTTCCCGGTGCTGCCCGGCGATTCGTTGTTGTTCGTGGCCGGGATGCTGGCCGCCGGCACCGCTGCCGCAGCCGCCGACGGCGCTTCGCAGGCCAGTTTTCAGCTGTGGCAGCTGCTGGTCTTCATCCCCATCGCGGCCATCCTGGGCGGCCAGGTCGGCTATTGGATCGGTCGGGGCATCGGCACGTCGATGTTCAAGCCGGAGGCCCGCTTCCTGAAGCAGAGATACCTCGACGAGGCGCATGCCTTCTTCGAGAGGCGCGGACCGTTCGCCATCGTGATCGCCCGGTTCGTGCCGATCGTGCGGACCCTGGCTCCGATCACCGCGGGTGCGGCGAAGATGAGCTACCCGATCTTCGCGCTGTACAACATCCTGGGCGCCGTGGTGTGGGGTGTCGGTCTCACGTTGCTCGGCTACTGGCTGGGCCAGTTCGAGATCATTCAGAAGCTGCTCGAACCGATTTTCATCCTGATTGTGCTGGCCTCGGTGGCCCCGATGTTCTTCGAATGGATGCGGCGCCGCAAGGCGGCGAAGAGCCCGGAGGCAGCACCCGAGGCCTAG